One stretch of Amycolatopsis sp. 195334CR DNA includes these proteins:
- a CDS encoding MFS transporter: MREDSLWRHADFRRLWAGDTASQLGAFVGHTVLPLLAATVLAASPFEMGVLTAAETLAFLLIGLPAGAWVDRIRRRPLMLRADFARAALLLSVPLAWWAGVLTLTQLVVVALLTGVCTVFFDVAYQSYLPSLVGRDQLLEGNAKLQSSQSVSQVVGPGIGGGLAQLLGPANAVLMTGLGFLTSALCLLRIRRTEPEPEPHENPKLTAQIAEGLRFVFGNRTLRAITSATATANFANGVFLAVEMLFLTRTLGLSAAAVGVLLAAGGAGSVLGALTSGLVNRRIGQARAIWLIPLLTWPAHLLVPLAAPGWRLGFAVVGLVVFGYGVIVYNVAQVSYRQAICPDRLLGRMNASVRFVVWGVLPLGSMLGGVLGEFAGIRNTLWVAGALEALAVVWVLASPLRRMRDIPDVPAAVPA; the protein is encoded by the coding sequence GTGCGTGAAGACTCCCTGTGGCGGCATGCCGATTTCCGCCGGTTGTGGGCCGGTGACACGGCCAGCCAGCTCGGTGCGTTCGTCGGCCACACCGTGCTCCCCCTGCTCGCCGCCACCGTGCTGGCCGCGAGCCCGTTCGAAATGGGCGTGCTGACCGCGGCGGAGACGCTCGCCTTCCTGCTCATCGGCCTGCCCGCGGGCGCCTGGGTGGACCGCATCCGGCGGCGGCCGCTGATGCTCCGGGCCGACTTCGCCCGCGCGGCGCTGCTGCTCTCGGTGCCCCTCGCCTGGTGGGCGGGCGTGCTGACGCTGACGCAGCTGGTGGTGGTCGCGCTGCTGACCGGGGTGTGCACGGTGTTCTTCGACGTGGCCTACCAGTCGTACCTGCCCTCGCTGGTCGGCCGGGACCAGCTGCTGGAGGGCAACGCGAAGCTCCAGTCCAGCCAGTCGGTCTCGCAGGTGGTCGGCCCGGGGATCGGCGGCGGTCTCGCGCAGCTGCTGGGCCCGGCGAACGCGGTGCTGATGACCGGGCTGGGCTTCCTCACCTCGGCGCTGTGCCTGCTGCGGATCCGGCGCACCGAACCCGAACCTGAACCGCACGAGAACCCGAAGCTGACCGCCCAGATCGCCGAGGGCCTGCGGTTCGTCTTCGGCAACCGCACCCTGCGCGCGATCACCTCGGCCACCGCGACGGCCAACTTCGCGAACGGCGTCTTCCTCGCCGTGGAGATGCTGTTCCTGACCCGGACGCTGGGCCTGTCGGCGGCCGCGGTCGGCGTGCTGCTGGCCGCGGGCGGCGCGGGCAGTGTGCTCGGCGCGCTGACCTCCGGCCTGGTCAACCGGCGGATCGGCCAGGCGAGGGCGATCTGGTTGATCCCGCTGCTGACCTGGCCGGCGCACCTGCTCGTCCCGCTCGCCGCGCCCGGCTGGCGGCTCGGTTTCGCCGTCGTCGGGCTGGTCGTGTTCGGGTACGGGGTGATCGTCTACAACGTCGCGCAGGTCAGCTACCGGCAGGCGATCTGCCCGGACCGGTTGCTCGGGCGGATGAACGCGAGCGTGCGGTTCGTGGTCTGGGGCGTGCTGCCGCTGGGCTCGATGCTCGGCGGCGTGCTGGGTGAGTTCGCCGGGATCCGGAACACGCTGTGGGTGGCCGGTGCGCTGGAGGCGCTGGCCGTGGTCTGGGTGCTCGCCTCACCGCTGCGCCGGATGCGCGACATCCCCGACGTCCCCGCCGCGGTGCCCGCCTGA
- a CDS encoding transcriptional regulator, with amino-acid sequence MGTERRTATEAEANALASGIRLRIIRLTFKEALTNKELAHRLGKDPATVLHHVRKLVDTGFLAPQPARRGNRGAKEIPYLSTGLSWNLELAETEELGQASLEAYLAEVAETGTAKVEQTRLVVQLPDDEHAEFKRRLYGLLEEFAARPADPGAERTAVYLALYPSA; translated from the coding sequence GTGGGCACGGAACGACGGACCGCGACCGAGGCCGAGGCGAACGCGCTGGCCTCGGGAATACGCCTGCGCATCATCCGGTTGACCTTCAAGGAAGCGCTGACCAACAAGGAACTGGCGCACCGGCTCGGCAAGGACCCGGCGACCGTGCTGCACCACGTGCGCAAGCTGGTGGACACCGGTTTCCTGGCCCCGCAGCCGGCCCGTCGCGGCAACCGCGGCGCGAAGGAGATCCCGTACCTGTCGACCGGGCTGTCCTGGAACCTCGAACTGGCCGAGACCGAGGAACTGGGGCAGGCCTCGCTGGAGGCCTACCTCGCCGAGGTCGCCGAAACCGGCACGGCCAAGGTCGAGCAGACGCGCCTGGTGGTGCAGCTGCCGGACGACGAGCACGCGGAGTTCAAGCGCCGCCTGTACGGGCTGCTGGAGGAGTTCGCGGCGCGCCCGGCCGACCCCGGCGCCGAGCGGACGGCGGTGTACCTGGCGCTGTACCCGAGCGCGTAA
- the dapF gene encoding diaminopimelate epimerase, which yields MGGIEFLKGHGTQNDFVLLPDPAARLDLTPARVAALCDRQRGIGADGVLRVVRAADLGVESAGVWFMDYRNADGSIAEMCGNGVRVFVRYLVDAGLADGPEFVIATRAGDRPVVVRPDRTVTVQMGPATITGSSVTMVGEQSFSGVAVDVGNPHLVSFTEDDVAGLDLRDQPAYDRDFFPEGVNLEFVNALGEGHLRMRVYERGVGETRACGTGTVAVVAAAQHLAGLESAESVVDVPGGRVVVTVAPGESTLTGPAEIVAKGELDETWWAANA from the coding sequence ATGGGCGGTATCGAATTCCTCAAGGGGCACGGCACGCAGAACGACTTCGTGCTGCTCCCCGATCCGGCCGCACGGCTGGACCTGACCCCGGCGCGGGTCGCCGCCCTCTGCGATCGCCAGCGCGGTATCGGCGCGGACGGCGTGCTGCGCGTGGTGCGTGCGGCCGATCTGGGTGTGGAGTCGGCGGGTGTGTGGTTCATGGACTACCGCAACGCCGACGGATCGATCGCCGAGATGTGCGGCAACGGCGTGCGGGTCTTCGTGCGCTACCTGGTCGACGCGGGTCTCGCCGACGGACCGGAGTTCGTCATCGCCACCCGGGCGGGTGACCGCCCGGTGGTGGTCCGCCCCGACCGGACCGTGACCGTCCAAATGGGACCGGCCACGATCACCGGCTCCTCGGTGACCATGGTCGGCGAGCAGTCGTTCTCCGGCGTCGCGGTGGACGTGGGCAACCCGCACCTGGTGTCGTTCACCGAGGACGACGTGGCCGGGCTCGACCTGCGTGATCAGCCCGCGTACGACCGCGATTTCTTCCCCGAAGGGGTGAACCTGGAGTTCGTCAACGCGCTCGGCGAGGGACACCTGCGCATGCGGGTGTACGAACGCGGGGTCGGCGAGACGCGGGCCTGCGGCACCGGCACGGTGGCCGTGGTGGCCGCCGCGCAGCACCTGGCCGGGCTCGAATCCGCCGAATCCGTGGTCGACGTCCCGGGCGGCCGCGTGGTGGTCACGGTGGCGCCGGGCGAATCCACCCTCACCGGGCCCGCCGAGATCGTCGCGAAGGGCGAACTGGACGAGACCTGGTGGGCGGCGAACGCCTGA
- a CDS encoding class III extradiol dioxygenase subunit B-like domain-containing protein encodes MITRAVVVPQPPLLVPEIAAGARESTAELRAACLAAAGRLAETADRWVAVGAGEETVSVTPPSACGSFRGYGVDVGVGLSGRTGAPAELPLSALITGWLRERAGAAEATVHSFPVDTPADRSAKAAELIADRHPGHGLLVLGDGANRHGPRSPGGEHEKAPAFDAAVAKALATVDADALLALDADFCTELGAGGRFPWQVLASLARGGTWTAELLYSDAPFGVGYHVAVWTRA; translated from the coding sequence GTGATCACACGTGCCGTCGTGGTGCCGCAGCCGCCGCTCCTGGTGCCCGAAATCGCCGCCGGGGCGCGCGAATCCACCGCCGAACTGCGGGCCGCGTGCCTGGCCGCGGCGGGCAGGCTGGCCGAAACCGCGGACCGCTGGGTCGCCGTGGGCGCGGGTGAGGAAACCGTCTCGGTGACCCCGCCGAGCGCGTGCGGTTCGTTCCGCGGGTACGGCGTCGACGTCGGCGTCGGGCTTTCCGGCCGCACCGGCGCACCCGCCGAGCTGCCGCTGTCCGCGCTGATCACCGGCTGGTTGCGCGAGCGGGCCGGGGCCGCCGAGGCCACCGTGCACAGCTTCCCGGTGGACACCCCGGCCGACCGGAGCGCCAAGGCCGCCGAGCTGATCGCGGACCGCCATCCCGGGCACGGCCTGCTCGTGCTCGGCGACGGCGCCAACCGCCACGGGCCGCGCTCGCCGGGCGGTGAGCACGAAAAAGCACCCGCCTTCGACGCCGCCGTCGCGAAGGCCCTCGCCACGGTCGACGCCGACGCGCTCCTGGCCCTCGACGCCGATTTCTGCACCGAACTGGGTGCGGGCGGGCGCTTCCCGTGGCAGGTGCTCGCCTCGCTCGCCCGCGGCGGCACCTGGACCGCCGAACTGCTGTACTCCGACGCGCCGTTCGGCGTCGGCTACCACGTCGCGGTCTGGACCCGCGCGTGA
- the hflX gene encoding GTPase HflX, producing MTELTHTDMAADFDGEELSIGELELEDRASLRRVAGLSTELEDVTEVEYRQLRLERVVLVGVWTEGTAAQSEASLAELARLAETAGSEVLEGIVQRRSRPDPATYIGSGKVRELFDIVRATGADTVICDGELSPGQLRQLEAKLKVKVVDRTALILDIFAQHASSKEGKAQVELAQLQYLIPRLRGWGESLSRQAGGRAGGANGGVGLRGPGETKLETDRRRINKRVAKLRREIASMDTIRETKRGRRVANEVPSVAIVGYTNAGKSSLLNAITGAGVLVEDALFATLDPTTRRADTPDGRTYTLTDTVGFVRHLPHQLVDAFRSTLEEAADADLLLHVVDGSDPAPEEQVNAVRAVLGEITRKRSEPLPPELLVINKADAADEVSLARLRNLLPGAQVVSAQTGEGIEALVEAIAERVPRPDVVVDAVVPYTRGELVARVHADGEVLAEEHTEDGTHLRARVHPDLAAALHTFAVDGSPA from the coding sequence ATGACGGAACTGACACACACTGATATGGCAGCCGACTTCGACGGCGAGGAGCTGTCGATCGGTGAGCTGGAACTGGAAGACCGCGCTTCGCTGCGCCGCGTCGCCGGGCTCTCCACGGAGCTCGAGGACGTCACCGAAGTCGAATACCGGCAACTCCGCCTGGAGCGGGTCGTGCTGGTCGGCGTGTGGACCGAAGGCACCGCCGCCCAGTCGGAGGCCTCACTGGCCGAACTCGCCCGGCTCGCCGAAACGGCGGGCTCGGAGGTGCTCGAAGGCATCGTGCAACGCCGGTCCCGGCCGGACCCGGCCACCTACATCGGCTCGGGCAAGGTGCGCGAACTGTTCGACATCGTGCGCGCCACCGGCGCCGACACGGTGATCTGCGACGGTGAGCTGTCCCCCGGCCAGCTGCGTCAGCTGGAGGCGAAGCTCAAGGTCAAGGTGGTCGACCGGACCGCGCTGATCCTGGACATCTTCGCCCAGCACGCCAGCTCCAAGGAGGGCAAGGCCCAGGTCGAGCTGGCCCAGCTGCAGTACTTGATCCCGCGACTGCGGGGCTGGGGTGAATCACTGTCCCGGCAGGCCGGTGGCCGCGCCGGTGGCGCGAACGGCGGCGTGGGCCTGCGTGGTCCCGGTGAGACCAAGCTGGAGACCGACCGGCGGCGGATCAACAAGCGCGTGGCCAAGCTGCGCCGCGAGATCGCCTCGATGGACACCATCCGCGAGACCAAGCGCGGTCGCCGCGTGGCCAACGAGGTGCCCAGCGTGGCCATCGTCGGGTACACCAACGCCGGCAAGTCGAGCCTGCTCAACGCGATCACCGGGGCCGGGGTGCTGGTGGAGGACGCGCTGTTCGCCACCCTCGACCCGACCACGCGCCGCGCGGACACGCCCGACGGGCGCACGTACACGCTGACCGACACCGTCGGGTTCGTCCGGCACCTGCCGCACCAGCTGGTCGACGCGTTCCGCTCCACGCTGGAGGAGGCGGCCGACGCCGACCTGCTGCTGCACGTGGTGGACGGGTCCGACCCGGCGCCGGAGGAGCAGGTCAACGCGGTGCGCGCGGTGCTCGGGGAGATCACCCGCAAGCGCAGCGAACCGCTGCCGCCGGAACTGCTGGTGATCAACAAGGCCGACGCGGCGGACGAGGTGAGCCTGGCCCGCCTGCGGAACCTGCTGCCCGGCGCGCAGGTGGTTTCCGCCCAGACGGGTGAAGGCATCGAGGCGCTGGTCGAGGCGATCGCCGAGCGCGTGCCGCGCCCGGACGTGGTGGTCGACGCGGTGGTGCCGTACACCCGCGGTGAGCTCGTGGCCAGGGTGCACGCCGACGGCGAGGTGCT
- the miaA gene encoding tRNA (adenosine(37)-N6)-dimethylallyltransferase MiaA translates to MTRPIAVVGPTATGKSELAVTLALALGGEVINADAMQLYRGMDIGTAKVTAEERRGVPHHLLDVLDVTETASVAAYQRDARACAERLIAEGKVPVFAGGSGLYVQAIVDELRFPGTDPAVRARLDAEAAEAGAAVLHERLARVDPQAAAAILPTNTRRIVRALEVIEITGEPFSANLPRPGEPRYGTTMIGVDREIAELDERVDLRVERMFAAGLADEVRELEKLGLREGKTASRALGYQQVLEHGDDLAAAAAATAQATRRFVRRQRSWFRRDKRIHWLPGAAPELAERVLEIVGHQERPGRREALH, encoded by the coding sequence GTGACGCGCCCGATCGCGGTGGTCGGCCCGACCGCCACCGGCAAGTCCGAACTGGCCGTCACGCTCGCCCTGGCGCTGGGCGGCGAGGTGATCAACGCCGACGCGATGCAGCTCTACCGGGGCATGGACATCGGCACCGCGAAGGTGACCGCTGAGGAACGCCGCGGCGTCCCGCACCACCTGCTCGACGTGCTGGACGTGACCGAAACCGCGTCCGTGGCGGCCTACCAGCGCGACGCCCGCGCCTGCGCGGAACGGCTCATCGCCGAGGGCAAGGTGCCGGTGTTCGCCGGTGGCTCGGGCCTCTACGTGCAGGCGATCGTCGACGAACTGCGGTTCCCCGGTACCGATCCGGCGGTCCGCGCGCGGTTGGACGCCGAGGCCGCCGAAGCGGGCGCGGCCGTGCTCCACGAACGCCTCGCGCGCGTCGATCCGCAAGCCGCCGCGGCGATCCTGCCGACGAACACCCGGCGGATCGTCCGTGCGCTGGAGGTCATCGAGATCACCGGGGAACCGTTCTCGGCGAACCTGCCGCGGCCGGGGGAGCCGCGCTACGGCACCACGATGATCGGCGTCGACCGCGAGATCGCCGAACTCGACGAGCGGGTCGATCTGCGGGTGGAGCGCATGTTCGCCGCCGGGCTGGCCGACGAGGTGCGCGAGCTGGAGAAGCTGGGGCTGCGTGAGGGCAAGACGGCTTCGCGGGCACTGGGGTACCAGCAGGTGCTCGAACACGGCGACGACCTCGCGGCCGCCGCGGCCGCGACCGCGCAGGCCACCCGCCGCTTCGTGCGGCGGCAGCGGTCCTGGTTCCGCCGCGACAAGCGGATCCACTGGCTGCCCGGCGCGGCACCGGAGCTGGCCGAGCGGGTACTGGAAATCGTTGGGCACCAAGAAAGACCAGGTCGGCGCGAAGCGCTCCACTGA